A genomic segment from Osmerus mordax isolate fOsmMor3 chromosome 5, fOsmMor3.pri, whole genome shotgun sequence encodes:
- the srfb gene encoding serum response factor b isoform X3 produces MLPSHAGSAPAGHGAASGRGNTGHGPGAVGSGIRPVLVRTGQNIAAVSGSSGVVGRQGDGVGMLGGNGQGVVPRGGARPGNGTGLTTLQTSGQGAMGVLNTGIGIHGGSRFNTEKDCAPMCSGSDADSESGEDDDPMGSIGDSRRGVKRERAEMEATVMGHELGVQPGGFGGVPGGVAGAKPGKKTRGRVKIKMEFIDNKLRRYTTFSKRKTGIMKKAYELSTLTGTQVLLLVASETGHVYTFATRKLQPMITSETGKALIQTCLNSPDSPPRSDPSTDQRMSATGFEETDLTYQVSESESMGDSKVSSRERQQREAAERGSRERQQREAAESGSRERQQRAAAERGSRERQQREAALDGGNKQLYDQLKPAFTVTSLPGTTSSPTAPSSSTSMQVTSGTSFPITNYLAPPSSNASANGSILKATSTTAGVMQLPGGFTFMSAGTALPPGTPTIPLSQLQQHPLTLQAQALCSSQHAHHSQQAVFRFPAAVSLTGTGMQQHLQPSSNSTNDSNAEMTLTSTTTATVSLPATIVTSSVPTSMAGHMMYPSPHAVMYTSTPALGDGSLAVLNTFSPGAMQVAPAPGHDAGAVPQVFLTAPPGTVQIPVSAVQLHPMVIGQQQNAGDSTLTELQVVSLDATQSCKTD; encoded by the exons ATGTTACCGAGCCACGCCGGATCGGCACCAGCAGGACACGGGGCCGCTTCAGGCAGGGGTAACACGGGGCACGGGCCGGGGGCAGTTGGTAGCGGGATTCGTCCTGTCTTGGTTAGAACAGgacaaaatatagctgcagtcAGCGGAAGCTCCGGTGTAGTTGGGCGGCAGGGGGACGGGGTCGGGATGTTGGGGGGAAACGGTCAGGGTGTCGTTCCAAGAGGCGGGGCACGACCAGGGAACGGCACGGGACTGACCACGCTGCAGACCTCAGGACAGGGAGCAATGGGGGTTTTAAATACGGGAATTGGTATTCACGGAGGCAGCCGGTTCAACACTGAGAAAGATTGTGCGCCGATGTGCAGCGGGTCGGATGCTGACTCTGAGTCGGGGGAGGATGACGACCCTATGGGTTCAATCGGGGACAGCCGGAGAGGTGTGAAGCGTGAGAGAGCGGAGATGGAGGCTACCGTCATGGGGCATGAGCTAGGGGTACAGCCCGGGGGTTTTGGAGGGGTCCCCGGAGGAGTCGCCGGGGCAAAACCAGGAAAAAAGACACGTGGGCGAGTGAAGATAAAAATGGAATTTATTGACAACAAGTTGAGGCGATACACAACTTTCAGCAAGAGGAAGACTGGGATCATGAAGAAG gcGTACGAGCTCTCCACCTTGACGGGAACAcaggtgctgctgctggtggccaGCGAGACCGGACACGTGTACACCTTCGCCACGCGCAAGCTGCAGCCCATGATCACCAGCGAGACAGGCAAGGCCCTCATCCAGACCTGCCTCAACTCCCCCGATTCCCCGCCGCGCTCTGACCCCTCCACCGACCAGCGCATGAGCGCCACGGGCTTCGAGGAGACGGACCTCACCTACCAGGTGTCTGAGTCGGAGAGCATGGGGGATTCCAAGGTGA gcagcagagagaggcagcagagagaggcagcagagagaggcagcagagagaggcagcagagagaggcagcagagagcgGCAGCAGAGAGCGGCAGCAGAGAGCggcagcagagagaggcagcagagagaggcagcagagagaggcagcattAGACGGGGGAAACAAGCAGCTTTAT GACCAGCTGAAGCCTGCGTTCACAGTGACCAGCCTCCCTGGCACCACCAGTAGCCCCacagccccctcctcttccaccagcATGCAGGTGACCAGCGGGACCTCCTTCCCCATCACCAACTACCTggccccccccagcagcaaTGCCAGCGCCAACGGCTCCATCCTCAAAGCTACCAGCACCACAGCCGGGGTCATGCAGCTTCCTGGAGGGTTCACCTTCATGTCAG cggGCACGGCCCTCCCCCCCGGcacccccaccatccccctcagccagctgcagcagcaCCCCCTGACCTTGCAGGCCCAGGCCCTCTGCTCTTCCCAGCACGCTCACCACTCCCAGCAGGCTGTGTTCCGCTTTCCTGCTGCAGTCTCCCTCAccg ggacaGGAATGCAGCAGCATCTCCAGCCCAGCTCAAACAGCACCAACGACAGCAATGCTGAGATGACCCTCACATCCACCACCACTG caacaGTGAGTCTCCCAGCGACCATCGTAACCTCCTCGGTGCCCACCTCCATGGCAGGTCACATGATGTACCCCAGCCCCCATGCTGTGATGTACACATCCACGCCAGCTCTGGGTGATGGCAGCCTGGCCGTGCTCAACACCTTCTCCCCCGGAGCCATGCAGGTGGCCCCCGCCCCCGGCCACGATGCAG gtgcagtCCCTCAGGTATTCCTCACAGCTCCTCCTGGTACTGTACAGATCCCAGTGTCGGCGGTGCAGCTACACCCA ATGGTGATTGGTCAGCAGCAGAACGCCGGCGACAGCACCCTGACAGAGCTGCAGGTCGTCAGCCTGGACGCCACACAGAGCTGTAAGACCGACTGA
- the srfb gene encoding serum response factor b isoform X5, translating to MLPSHAGSAPAGHGAASGRGNTGHGPGAVGSGIRPVLVRTGQNIAAVSGSSGVVGRQGDGVGMLGGNGQGVVPRGGARPGNGTGLTTLQTSGQGAMGVLNTGIGIHGGSRFNTEKDCAPMCSGSDADSESGEDDDPMGSIGDSRRGVKRERAEMEATVMGHELGVQPGGFGGVPGGVAGAKPGKKTRGRVKIKMEFIDNKLRRYTTFSKRKTGIMKKAYELSTLTGTQVLLLVASETGHVYTFATRKLQPMITSETGKALIQTCLNSPDSPPRSDPSTDQRMSATGFEETDLTYQVSESESMGDSKDQLKPAFTVTSLPGTTSSPTAPSSSTSMQVTSGTSFPITNYLAPPSSNASANGSILKATSTTAGVMQLPGGFTFMSAGTALPPGTPTIPLSQLQQHPLTLQAQALCSSQHAHHSQQAVFRFPAAVSLTGTGMQQHLQPSSNSTNDSNAEMTLTSTTTATVSLPATIVTSSVPTSMAGHMMYPSPHAVMYTSTPALGDGSLAVLNTFSPGAMQVAPAPGHDAGAVPQVFLTAPPGTVQIPVSAVQLHPMVIGQQQNAGDSTLTELQVVSLDATQSCKTD from the exons ATGTTACCGAGCCACGCCGGATCGGCACCAGCAGGACACGGGGCCGCTTCAGGCAGGGGTAACACGGGGCACGGGCCGGGGGCAGTTGGTAGCGGGATTCGTCCTGTCTTGGTTAGAACAGgacaaaatatagctgcagtcAGCGGAAGCTCCGGTGTAGTTGGGCGGCAGGGGGACGGGGTCGGGATGTTGGGGGGAAACGGTCAGGGTGTCGTTCCAAGAGGCGGGGCACGACCAGGGAACGGCACGGGACTGACCACGCTGCAGACCTCAGGACAGGGAGCAATGGGGGTTTTAAATACGGGAATTGGTATTCACGGAGGCAGCCGGTTCAACACTGAGAAAGATTGTGCGCCGATGTGCAGCGGGTCGGATGCTGACTCTGAGTCGGGGGAGGATGACGACCCTATGGGTTCAATCGGGGACAGCCGGAGAGGTGTGAAGCGTGAGAGAGCGGAGATGGAGGCTACCGTCATGGGGCATGAGCTAGGGGTACAGCCCGGGGGTTTTGGAGGGGTCCCCGGAGGAGTCGCCGGGGCAAAACCAGGAAAAAAGACACGTGGGCGAGTGAAGATAAAAATGGAATTTATTGACAACAAGTTGAGGCGATACACAACTTTCAGCAAGAGGAAGACTGGGATCATGAAGAAG gcGTACGAGCTCTCCACCTTGACGGGAACAcaggtgctgctgctggtggccaGCGAGACCGGACACGTGTACACCTTCGCCACGCGCAAGCTGCAGCCCATGATCACCAGCGAGACAGGCAAGGCCCTCATCCAGACCTGCCTCAACTCCCCCGATTCCCCGCCGCGCTCTGACCCCTCCACCGACCAGCGCATGAGCGCCACGGGCTTCGAGGAGACGGACCTCACCTACCAGGTGTCTGAGTCGGAGAGCATGGGGGATTCCAAG GACCAGCTGAAGCCTGCGTTCACAGTGACCAGCCTCCCTGGCACCACCAGTAGCCCCacagccccctcctcttccaccagcATGCAGGTGACCAGCGGGACCTCCTTCCCCATCACCAACTACCTggccccccccagcagcaaTGCCAGCGCCAACGGCTCCATCCTCAAAGCTACCAGCACCACAGCCGGGGTCATGCAGCTTCCTGGAGGGTTCACCTTCATGTCAG cggGCACGGCCCTCCCCCCCGGcacccccaccatccccctcagccagctgcagcagcaCCCCCTGACCTTGCAGGCCCAGGCCCTCTGCTCTTCCCAGCACGCTCACCACTCCCAGCAGGCTGTGTTCCGCTTTCCTGCTGCAGTCTCCCTCAccg ggacaGGAATGCAGCAGCATCTCCAGCCCAGCTCAAACAGCACCAACGACAGCAATGCTGAGATGACCCTCACATCCACCACCACTG caacaGTGAGTCTCCCAGCGACCATCGTAACCTCCTCGGTGCCCACCTCCATGGCAGGTCACATGATGTACCCCAGCCCCCATGCTGTGATGTACACATCCACGCCAGCTCTGGGTGATGGCAGCCTGGCCGTGCTCAACACCTTCTCCCCCGGAGCCATGCAGGTGGCCCCCGCCCCCGGCCACGATGCAG gtgcagtCCCTCAGGTATTCCTCACAGCTCCTCCTGGTACTGTACAGATCCCAGTGTCGGCGGTGCAGCTACACCCA ATGGTGATTGGTCAGCAGCAGAACGCCGGCGACAGCACCCTGACAGAGCTGCAGGTCGTCAGCCTGGACGCCACACAGAGCTGTAAGACCGACTGA
- the srfb gene encoding serum response factor b isoform X2, protein MLPSHAGSAPAGHGAASGRGNTGHGPGAVGSGIRPVLVRTGQNIAAVSGSSGVVGRQGDGVGMLGGNGQGVVPRGGARPGNGTGLTTLQTSGQGAMGVLNTGIGIHGGSRFNTEKDCAPMCSGSDADSESGEDDDPMGSIGDSRRGVKRERAEMEATVMGHELGVQPGGFGGVPGGVAGAKPGKKTRGRVKIKMEFIDNKLRRYTTFSKRKTGIMKKAYELSTLTGTQVLLLVASETGHVYTFATRKLQPMITSETGKALIQTCLNSPDSPPRSDPSTDQRMSATGFEETDLTYQVSESESMGDSKVSSRERQQREAAERGSRERQQREAAESGSRERQQRAAAERGSRERQQREAALDGGNKQLYDQLKPAFTVTSLPGTTSSPTAPSSSTSMQVTSGTSFPITNYLAPPSSNASANGSILKATSTTAGVMQLPGGFTFMSAGTALPPGTPTIPLSQLQQHPLTLQAQALCSSQHAHHSQQAVFRFPAAVSLTGTGMQQHLQPSSNSTNDSNAEMTLTSTTTVSLPATIVTSSVPTSMAGHMMYPSPHAVMYTSTPALGDGSLAVLNTFSPGAMQVAPAPGHDAGAVPQVFLTAPPGTVQIPVSAVQLHPVRQDLHLTNGDWSAAERRRQHPDRAAGRQPGRHTEL, encoded by the exons ATGTTACCGAGCCACGCCGGATCGGCACCAGCAGGACACGGGGCCGCTTCAGGCAGGGGTAACACGGGGCACGGGCCGGGGGCAGTTGGTAGCGGGATTCGTCCTGTCTTGGTTAGAACAGgacaaaatatagctgcagtcAGCGGAAGCTCCGGTGTAGTTGGGCGGCAGGGGGACGGGGTCGGGATGTTGGGGGGAAACGGTCAGGGTGTCGTTCCAAGAGGCGGGGCACGACCAGGGAACGGCACGGGACTGACCACGCTGCAGACCTCAGGACAGGGAGCAATGGGGGTTTTAAATACGGGAATTGGTATTCACGGAGGCAGCCGGTTCAACACTGAGAAAGATTGTGCGCCGATGTGCAGCGGGTCGGATGCTGACTCTGAGTCGGGGGAGGATGACGACCCTATGGGTTCAATCGGGGACAGCCGGAGAGGTGTGAAGCGTGAGAGAGCGGAGATGGAGGCTACCGTCATGGGGCATGAGCTAGGGGTACAGCCCGGGGGTTTTGGAGGGGTCCCCGGAGGAGTCGCCGGGGCAAAACCAGGAAAAAAGACACGTGGGCGAGTGAAGATAAAAATGGAATTTATTGACAACAAGTTGAGGCGATACACAACTTTCAGCAAGAGGAAGACTGGGATCATGAAGAAG gcGTACGAGCTCTCCACCTTGACGGGAACAcaggtgctgctgctggtggccaGCGAGACCGGACACGTGTACACCTTCGCCACGCGCAAGCTGCAGCCCATGATCACCAGCGAGACAGGCAAGGCCCTCATCCAGACCTGCCTCAACTCCCCCGATTCCCCGCCGCGCTCTGACCCCTCCACCGACCAGCGCATGAGCGCCACGGGCTTCGAGGAGACGGACCTCACCTACCAGGTGTCTGAGTCGGAGAGCATGGGGGATTCCAAGGTGA gcagcagagagaggcagcagagagaggcagcagagagaggcagcagagagaggcagcagagagaggcagcagagagcgGCAGCAGAGAGCGGCAGCAGAGAGCggcagcagagagaggcagcagagagaggcagcagagagaggcagcattAGACGGGGGAAACAAGCAGCTTTAT GACCAGCTGAAGCCTGCGTTCACAGTGACCAGCCTCCCTGGCACCACCAGTAGCCCCacagccccctcctcttccaccagcATGCAGGTGACCAGCGGGACCTCCTTCCCCATCACCAACTACCTggccccccccagcagcaaTGCCAGCGCCAACGGCTCCATCCTCAAAGCTACCAGCACCACAGCCGGGGTCATGCAGCTTCCTGGAGGGTTCACCTTCATGTCAG cggGCACGGCCCTCCCCCCCGGcacccccaccatccccctcagccagctgcagcagcaCCCCCTGACCTTGCAGGCCCAGGCCCTCTGCTCTTCCCAGCACGCTCACCACTCCCAGCAGGCTGTGTTCCGCTTTCCTGCTGCAGTCTCCCTCAccg ggacaGGAATGCAGCAGCATCTCCAGCCCAGCTCAAACAGCACCAACGACAGCAATGCTGAGATGACCCTCACATCCACCACCACTG TGAGTCTCCCAGCGACCATCGTAACCTCCTCGGTGCCCACCTCCATGGCAGGTCACATGATGTACCCCAGCCCCCATGCTGTGATGTACACATCCACGCCAGCTCTGGGTGATGGCAGCCTGGCCGTGCTCAACACCTTCTCCCCCGGAGCCATGCAGGTGGCCCCCGCCCCCGGCCACGATGCAG gtgcagtCCCTCAGGTATTCCTCACAGCTCCTCCTGGTACTGTACAGATCCCAGTGTCGGCGGTGCAGCTACACCCAGTACGGCAAGATCTACACCTTACAA ATGGTGATTGGTCAGCAGCAGAACGCCGGCGACAGCACCCTGACAGAGCTGCAGGTCGTCAGCCTGGACGCCACACAGAGCTGTAA
- the srfb gene encoding serum response factor b isoform X1, producing the protein MLPSHAGSAPAGHGAASGRGNTGHGPGAVGSGIRPVLVRTGQNIAAVSGSSGVVGRQGDGVGMLGGNGQGVVPRGGARPGNGTGLTTLQTSGQGAMGVLNTGIGIHGGSRFNTEKDCAPMCSGSDADSESGEDDDPMGSIGDSRRGVKRERAEMEATVMGHELGVQPGGFGGVPGGVAGAKPGKKTRGRVKIKMEFIDNKLRRYTTFSKRKTGIMKKAYELSTLTGTQVLLLVASETGHVYTFATRKLQPMITSETGKALIQTCLNSPDSPPRSDPSTDQRMSATGFEETDLTYQVSESESMGDSKVSSRERQQREAAERGSRERQQREAAESGSRERQQRAAAERGSRERQQREAALDGGNKQLYDQLKPAFTVTSLPGTTSSPTAPSSSTSMQVTSGTSFPITNYLAPPSSNASANGSILKATSTTAGVMQLPGGFTFMSAGTALPPGTPTIPLSQLQQHPLTLQAQALCSSQHAHHSQQAVFRFPAAVSLTGTGMQQHLQPSSNSTNDSNAEMTLTSTTTATVSLPATIVTSSVPTSMAGHMMYPSPHAVMYTSTPALGDGSLAVLNTFSPGAMQVAPAPGHDAGAVPQVFLTAPPGTVQIPVSAVQLHPVRQDLHLTNGDWSAAERRRQHPDRAAGRQPGRHTEL; encoded by the exons ATGTTACCGAGCCACGCCGGATCGGCACCAGCAGGACACGGGGCCGCTTCAGGCAGGGGTAACACGGGGCACGGGCCGGGGGCAGTTGGTAGCGGGATTCGTCCTGTCTTGGTTAGAACAGgacaaaatatagctgcagtcAGCGGAAGCTCCGGTGTAGTTGGGCGGCAGGGGGACGGGGTCGGGATGTTGGGGGGAAACGGTCAGGGTGTCGTTCCAAGAGGCGGGGCACGACCAGGGAACGGCACGGGACTGACCACGCTGCAGACCTCAGGACAGGGAGCAATGGGGGTTTTAAATACGGGAATTGGTATTCACGGAGGCAGCCGGTTCAACACTGAGAAAGATTGTGCGCCGATGTGCAGCGGGTCGGATGCTGACTCTGAGTCGGGGGAGGATGACGACCCTATGGGTTCAATCGGGGACAGCCGGAGAGGTGTGAAGCGTGAGAGAGCGGAGATGGAGGCTACCGTCATGGGGCATGAGCTAGGGGTACAGCCCGGGGGTTTTGGAGGGGTCCCCGGAGGAGTCGCCGGGGCAAAACCAGGAAAAAAGACACGTGGGCGAGTGAAGATAAAAATGGAATTTATTGACAACAAGTTGAGGCGATACACAACTTTCAGCAAGAGGAAGACTGGGATCATGAAGAAG gcGTACGAGCTCTCCACCTTGACGGGAACAcaggtgctgctgctggtggccaGCGAGACCGGACACGTGTACACCTTCGCCACGCGCAAGCTGCAGCCCATGATCACCAGCGAGACAGGCAAGGCCCTCATCCAGACCTGCCTCAACTCCCCCGATTCCCCGCCGCGCTCTGACCCCTCCACCGACCAGCGCATGAGCGCCACGGGCTTCGAGGAGACGGACCTCACCTACCAGGTGTCTGAGTCGGAGAGCATGGGGGATTCCAAGGTGA gcagcagagagaggcagcagagagaggcagcagagagaggcagcagagagaggcagcagagagaggcagcagagagcgGCAGCAGAGAGCGGCAGCAGAGAGCggcagcagagagaggcagcagagagaggcagcagagagaggcagcattAGACGGGGGAAACAAGCAGCTTTAT GACCAGCTGAAGCCTGCGTTCACAGTGACCAGCCTCCCTGGCACCACCAGTAGCCCCacagccccctcctcttccaccagcATGCAGGTGACCAGCGGGACCTCCTTCCCCATCACCAACTACCTggccccccccagcagcaaTGCCAGCGCCAACGGCTCCATCCTCAAAGCTACCAGCACCACAGCCGGGGTCATGCAGCTTCCTGGAGGGTTCACCTTCATGTCAG cggGCACGGCCCTCCCCCCCGGcacccccaccatccccctcagccagctgcagcagcaCCCCCTGACCTTGCAGGCCCAGGCCCTCTGCTCTTCCCAGCACGCTCACCACTCCCAGCAGGCTGTGTTCCGCTTTCCTGCTGCAGTCTCCCTCAccg ggacaGGAATGCAGCAGCATCTCCAGCCCAGCTCAAACAGCACCAACGACAGCAATGCTGAGATGACCCTCACATCCACCACCACTG caacaGTGAGTCTCCCAGCGACCATCGTAACCTCCTCGGTGCCCACCTCCATGGCAGGTCACATGATGTACCCCAGCCCCCATGCTGTGATGTACACATCCACGCCAGCTCTGGGTGATGGCAGCCTGGCCGTGCTCAACACCTTCTCCCCCGGAGCCATGCAGGTGGCCCCCGCCCCCGGCCACGATGCAG gtgcagtCCCTCAGGTATTCCTCACAGCTCCTCCTGGTACTGTACAGATCCCAGTGTCGGCGGTGCAGCTACACCCAGTACGGCAAGATCTACACCTTACAA ATGGTGATTGGTCAGCAGCAGAACGCCGGCGACAGCACCCTGACAGAGCTGCAGGTCGTCAGCCTGGACGCCACACAGAGCTGTAA
- the srfb gene encoding serum response factor b isoform X6 gives MLPSHAGSAPAGHGAASGRGNTGHGPGAVGSGIRPVLVRTGQNIAAVSGSSGVVGRQGDGVGMLGGNGQGVVPRGGARPGNGTGLTTLQTSGQGAMGVLNTGIGIHGGSRFNTEKDCAPMCSGSDADSESGEDDDPMGSIGDSRRGVKRERAEMEATVMGHELGVQPGGFGGVPGGVAGAKPGKKTRGRVKIKMEFIDNKLRRYTTFSKRKTGIMKKAYELSTLTGTQVLLLVASETGHVYTFATRKLQPMITSETGKALIQTCLNSPDSPPRSDPSTDQRMSATGFEETDLTYQDQLKPAFTVTSLPGTTSSPTAPSSSTSMQVTSGTSFPITNYLAPPSSNASANGSILKATSTTAGVMQLPGGFTFMSAGTALPPGTPTIPLSQLQQHPLTLQAQALCSSQHAHHSQQAVFRFPAAVSLTGTGMQQHLQPSSNSTNDSNAEMTLTSTTTATVSLPATIVTSSVPTSMAGHMMYPSPHAVMYTSTPALGDGSLAVLNTFSPGAMQVAPAPGHDAGAVPQVFLTAPPGTVQIPVSAVQLHPVRQDLHLTNGDWSAAERRRQHPDRAAGRQPGRHTEL, from the exons ATGTTACCGAGCCACGCCGGATCGGCACCAGCAGGACACGGGGCCGCTTCAGGCAGGGGTAACACGGGGCACGGGCCGGGGGCAGTTGGTAGCGGGATTCGTCCTGTCTTGGTTAGAACAGgacaaaatatagctgcagtcAGCGGAAGCTCCGGTGTAGTTGGGCGGCAGGGGGACGGGGTCGGGATGTTGGGGGGAAACGGTCAGGGTGTCGTTCCAAGAGGCGGGGCACGACCAGGGAACGGCACGGGACTGACCACGCTGCAGACCTCAGGACAGGGAGCAATGGGGGTTTTAAATACGGGAATTGGTATTCACGGAGGCAGCCGGTTCAACACTGAGAAAGATTGTGCGCCGATGTGCAGCGGGTCGGATGCTGACTCTGAGTCGGGGGAGGATGACGACCCTATGGGTTCAATCGGGGACAGCCGGAGAGGTGTGAAGCGTGAGAGAGCGGAGATGGAGGCTACCGTCATGGGGCATGAGCTAGGGGTACAGCCCGGGGGTTTTGGAGGGGTCCCCGGAGGAGTCGCCGGGGCAAAACCAGGAAAAAAGACACGTGGGCGAGTGAAGATAAAAATGGAATTTATTGACAACAAGTTGAGGCGATACACAACTTTCAGCAAGAGGAAGACTGGGATCATGAAGAAG gcGTACGAGCTCTCCACCTTGACGGGAACAcaggtgctgctgctggtggccaGCGAGACCGGACACGTGTACACCTTCGCCACGCGCAAGCTGCAGCCCATGATCACCAGCGAGACAGGCAAGGCCCTCATCCAGACCTGCCTCAACTCCCCCGATTCCCCGCCGCGCTCTGACCCCTCCACCGACCAGCGCATGAGCGCCACGGGCTTCGAGGAGACGGACCTCACCTACCAG GACCAGCTGAAGCCTGCGTTCACAGTGACCAGCCTCCCTGGCACCACCAGTAGCCCCacagccccctcctcttccaccagcATGCAGGTGACCAGCGGGACCTCCTTCCCCATCACCAACTACCTggccccccccagcagcaaTGCCAGCGCCAACGGCTCCATCCTCAAAGCTACCAGCACCACAGCCGGGGTCATGCAGCTTCCTGGAGGGTTCACCTTCATGTCAG cggGCACGGCCCTCCCCCCCGGcacccccaccatccccctcagccagctgcagcagcaCCCCCTGACCTTGCAGGCCCAGGCCCTCTGCTCTTCCCAGCACGCTCACCACTCCCAGCAGGCTGTGTTCCGCTTTCCTGCTGCAGTCTCCCTCAccg ggacaGGAATGCAGCAGCATCTCCAGCCCAGCTCAAACAGCACCAACGACAGCAATGCTGAGATGACCCTCACATCCACCACCACTG caacaGTGAGTCTCCCAGCGACCATCGTAACCTCCTCGGTGCCCACCTCCATGGCAGGTCACATGATGTACCCCAGCCCCCATGCTGTGATGTACACATCCACGCCAGCTCTGGGTGATGGCAGCCTGGCCGTGCTCAACACCTTCTCCCCCGGAGCCATGCAGGTGGCCCCCGCCCCCGGCCACGATGCAG gtgcagtCCCTCAGGTATTCCTCACAGCTCCTCCTGGTACTGTACAGATCCCAGTGTCGGCGGTGCAGCTACACCCAGTACGGCAAGATCTACACCTTACAA ATGGTGATTGGTCAGCAGCAGAACGCCGGCGACAGCACCCTGACAGAGCTGCAGGTCGTCAGCCTGGACGCCACACAGAGCTGTAA